The DNA region GCCGCAATAACCGCACTTGGCGGCATTTATTTTATCAGTTACAGGATCTCCGATGAGCCTATGCTTTTTCAGCGTATGTATGATTTCCCTGATTTCACCTGCCTGTTCTTCATGTGCTTCTGGGAGAGTCTTGTCATCACCCATATGCTGCCGTCAAATGCCGACCATAAGGAGTTTTTCAGCGCTTCATCCATAAGTGCGGGACTTGTTGATGACGAGATGGAGATATATCTGCGGGGCGAGAACAGTCCGAGACCCACGAAAGATCAGCTGACCGAAGCCTGTGTGAAGGAAGTGCTCAGCGGGAGCAATGTGCTGAAAGTACAGCCTGTTGTGGGCGGATATTTCTATTGGCTGGAGGATATCAGTGAGCTGCAGGAGCTGAATGAGCGCCTTGAAGAGACACGCAGTTATCTGGAAGAGGAGCACGTTATGCTGGATACTGCGAATAAACTGGAAGAGAGCCGCCGCCGCACCGCGGAGCAGAACAAGCTGTATGACAGCATATCAGAGCGGCTCAATCCCGAATTTGAGAGCCTTTCAAAACTGCTGAACGAACTTCCCGCTGACGAAGATGACTTCCGCGCAGTAATGAAACGGGCAGCGATAGACGGCGTTTTCATCAAGCGGTGTTCAAATCTTCTTTTGCTGGCAGGCAGCAGTGATCATATCGACAGCGGCGAGCTTGGTCTTTCGGTGGGGGAATCTCTGGGATATCTTGAGCTTTCCGATATATGGGGACAGGCTGATATACCAAAAGGCAGGGAACTTCCCGCAGAAACGGTGCTGTTCATGTACGAGCTTTTTAACGGGACGGCAAAGTGCGCACTTGATGATGTACACGCTATTATGGTCACTCTCAGGCTTGATGATGGCATAGATTTCCGCATTGAGCTGGACTGCGAATGTCAGCCCGTGAAAGATGAGACTTTCAGCCGTGCGGAAGAACTGGGAGGCAGTATTGAAACAGTACGCGAGGACGGCAGTACCTATGTGATATTTACGGCAAAGGGGGAGGCTGTTCAGTGAAACTTGCAGGGTCATCAATACTTACGCTGCAGGCTCTCGGTATAGCGGGATATTTTCTGAATATTCTTTTCCTTGCGGGAATGATGAGAGGACGAGTAGCCGGCAGAAAACGCAGTGGAGCTATATTCATACCCCCGCTTGTGATATGTCTGTTGCTGCTGATGAGCATAACCGAGGTCTGCAGATATGTTACAAGCGATTCTGTTCCATCGGAGTTTGAAAAGTTTGCTGAGAAGCTCAGCGCACCTTTATGTATCGGAATCGAGTTCGTTATGACGATAGTATGGGGCGTTCTGTGGCTCAGACAGGAACTGAATATCATAGGCAGGCTCACACCGCAGTCGCTGGAAGACGGACTTAACAGTATGCCGGACGGAGTGGCTTTTGTCAGCTCAAAGGGAGTACCGCTGCTGGTAAACAGTACTATGCAGAGGCTCTTCCGTGAATCTATGGGCTCACCTTATTTTGATATACGCGATTTTGAATACAGTATGCAGAATCAGACGCTTATCGTGGGCTGTTCAGCAGATATACACGGTAAGGGCTACTATCTCCACCTTTCTGACGGCAGTGTCTGGGATATACAGAAAAGTCTTATGATGATAGATGGCAGAAAGGTCTGGGAACTTCTTGCTTACGATGTTACCGAGAGATACCGCAAGAGTCTTGAACTGGAAGAGCGAAATGTCCATCTTGAAGAAGTAAACCGCAGTATAAGGAACTACACCCGCGAGATGAACGCCATCATACGCGAAGAGGAAGTTCTGGCGGCGAAGATACGCATACACGATGACGTCGGAAGGGCTCTGCTGGCGCTGAAAAGCTACCTGATACGCGGGGGCGACAGGGAAGACCTCATAGAAATGTGGCAGTTCACAGCGGGTCTGCTGAGTGGTGAAAATACCCCCGACGACAGCGCCGACCCCATAGGTGCGCTGAAAGAAGCGGCGGATGCGGTGGGTGTGAAGCTGATACTCAACGGCGATATACCAAGAAAACTGCGCAAGCTGATAGCCATAGCCATACACGAATGTCTGACAAATACTGTAAAGCACGCCGACGGAAGCGAGCTTACTGTTGATATAACAGATGAGGACGGAATAGTAACAGTCGTCTTCACAAACGACGGCAAGCCACCCGAGAGTGAGATAAGCGAGAGCGGCGGTCTTAAAAGCCTGCGCAGCACTGTCGAACAGTTCAGGGGCGAGATGGAGATAGCATCAGAGCCGAGATTCATGCTGACCATAAGGGTCAGCGGAAAGGAATAAACTATGGAAAAGTACAGGGTTATGATAGTTGACGACCAGTCCATATCACGGCATCTTTTTGAGATGTACGTCAACAATTCACCGAAGTATGAGCTGGTGTTCTCACTGAGTTCGGCTTCGGCGGCGGATGTATATATACTTCGGCATGAGGTTGACCTGATACTGATGGATATACTTATGAATGACGGTTCCAACGGACTTGAAGCCGCCGAGAAAATAAAGAAACTGCGCTCCGATATCAAGATAATCGCAGTTACGTCAATGCCCGAGTATTCCTGGCTTGAAAAGGCAAAAAGCATAGGTATAGAGAGCTTCTGGTACAAGGAAGCCGACGAGCAGACCATACTGGAAGTAATGGACAGGACTATGGCAGGGGAGAGCGTTTATCCCGACAGCAGCCCGCGTGTAAAGCTGGGGCTGGCGGACAGTTCGGAACTTACCGAGAGGGAACTGGAGATACTCAGGATAGTCACAACGGGTGCGACTAACCAGCAGGTGGCGGAACAGCTGGGCATATCAGAGAATACGGTGAAATCCCATGTGCGGTCCATGCTTGATAAGACGGGTTTCAGAAGCCGCACCGAACTTGCTATCAAGGCTAGGGTACTGGGCATAGCCATAAGCAGTGATGATGTGTGAGTTCCTTATGCACGGAATATTAAAATTCTGTGCGGCGTGACGTTTCTATTGACAATTCTCAACCAATGTGGTATACTTAGCCTTGTGGCTGCTCAGGCAGCCGTTTTGTGCGTAAGTGAATTCGAGAAAGAAGGATATCATTATGAAGTATACAAAAATATTGACAGCAGTGCTGTCGGCGGCAGTTATGACCGCTGCACTGGCTGGCTGCGGTGCCAAGGACGGCAGCAAGAGCGGCGACAAGAAGAACAGCAAAGGCGAGAATACATTTACTGTTGGTTTTGACGCTGAGTTTCCTCCGTACGGATACAAGGACGATAACGGCGAGTATGTAGGTTTCGACCTTTCTCTCGCTGAGGAAGTATGCAAGCGCAATGACTGGGAGCTGGTAAAGCAGCCCATCGACTGGGATTCCAAGGATATGGAGCTTTCATCGGGTTCTATCGACTGCATCTGGAACGGTTTCACCATCAACGGCAGAGAGGACGCATATACCTGGACTACTCCCTATGTTGACAACTCGCAGGTAGTTGTTGTAAAGGCTGATTCGGGCATTGAAAAGCTTGCTGATCTTTCGGGCAAGGTAGTTATCGTGCAGGCTGACAGCTCTGCTCTGCACGCACTTACAGGCGATGACGCAAGCGATGACAACAAGGCTCTGGCGGCTTCATTTGCTGATCTTCAGCAGGTGGGCGATTACAATTCCGCTTTCATGAACCTTGATTCGGGCGCTGCAGAGGCTGTATGTCTTGACTACGGCGTTGCTGTATACGAAGTCGCAAACAGAGGAAGCGATTTCAAGATACTGGATGAAAAGATATCCACCGAACAGTACGGCGTAGGCTTCCAGAAAGGTAATACCGAGCTGAGAGATAAGGTACAGTCCACACTTGCTGAGATGGCAAAGGACGGCACACTTGAGAAGATAGCCGATGAATGGGCTGACAAGGGTATTGACAAGCAGAGCATCTGCTTTGACCCCGACGCAAAGGCTGAATGATGATACTTGCAGAACAAATGGGGACCCTTGAAAAACTGCTGGACGTCTGTCAGAAGCTGATGAGCGGTGTGGGCGCGTCCCTGGAGATATTTTTCCTGACACTGCTGTTCGCACTGCCGCTCGGTATGCTGATAGCATTCGGCAGGATGTCTAAATTCAAGCCGCTGAGCCTTTTGGTCAAGCTGTATATCTCGGTAGTCAGGGGTACTCCGCTGATGCTTCAATTACTTGTGGTATTCTTCGGACCTTTCTATCTTTTTGGTGTACGTACTACTCCGGAATACAGATTCTACGCGGTAGTAATAGGATTCTCGCTGAACTATGCGGCTTATTTTGCCGAGATATACCGTGCAGGCATACAGGCTGTGCCCAAGGGTCAGCACGAAGCCTGCGAAATACTGGGATATTCAAAGTCGCAGAAATTCTTCAAGGTAGTATTTCCCCAGATGATGAAGAACATTCTGCCTGCCATAACCAACGAGGTCATAACACTGGTAAAGGATACCTCGCTGGCTTTTGCGATAGCGTACACAGAGATGTTCACCGTTGCAAAGCAGGTGGCTGCGTCGCAGTCTACGATAATGCCGCTTTTCGTGGCAGGATTTTTCTACTATGTGTTCAACTTCCTGGTGGCTTTCGTGATGGAGTTCATCGAGAAGAAGATGAACTATTTCAAATAGGAGGTCTGTGCTGTGAAATTACTTGAGATAAAGAACCTCCGCAAAAGCTTCGATGACCTTGAGGTGCTGAAAGATATCAGCATGGACGTTAACGAGGGACAGGTGGTGTCGATACTGGGTCCTTCAGGTTCGGGAAAATCCACGCTGTTAAGATGTATGTCGATGCTTGAAAAGGTGGACGGCGGCACTATGGTGTACTGCGGAAAGACCGCGGTGGATAATGCGAAATATATGCCTAAAAAAGAGCTGAAAGAGATCAAGAGCTATTTTTCGCTGGTGTTCCAGAACTTCAATCTGTTCCCGCATTATACGGTGATGAAGAACATCTGTGATGCGCCGATACACGTTATGAAGCGCAACAAGGCAGAAGTAAGACGCGATGCCGAGGTGCTGCTTGAAAAGATGGGTCTTGCTGAAAGGGCGGACTATTATCCCTATCAGCTTTCGGGCGGACAGCAGCAGCGTGTTGCGATAGCAAGGGCTCTGAACATGAAGCCGAAGATGCTGTTCTTTGATGAACCGACCTCGGCGCTTGACCCTGAGCTTACGGCAGAGATACTGAAAGTTCTGAAAGAACTGGCAGAGGAGAAGATGACTATGGTGATAGTCACACACGAGATAGCCTTTGCAAGGAGCATATCCGACCATGTGGTATTCATGGACGGCGGCGTCATCGTGGAGCAGGGCAAGCCTGCTGACGTTATCGACAATCCCTCAAACGAGAGAACACAGGCTTTTCTTAGAAAGCTTGAACAGTGATATTTGCGGACTGTCGCGAAAAGGTACGGCAGTCCGTTTTTTTTGTACAGTATAGCTGAAAACGAGATATAAAGTTTGTGTTTTCCTGATATTGACATTTTTGCTGTAAACTGATATAATCACGGCAGATAATATCATGGAGGGTGAAGGCTATGAAAAAGAAAGTTATAATAGCAGTATTGCTTTGTGTTCTTGTTGGGGCAGTTGTGGCGATTTTTGTTTTTGTGAAGAATGACAGCGGGAAGTCCTCAGTTTCATCTGCCGAACTGATAACCGACCCTGAAAAGATAAAAAATCTGATAGATAACTGCATAGAGGAAAATGGATACAAATATGGTGTTAGGGTGGAAATACAGGATTCAAATCGTTGGATACATGATGAACCTAATCACGATATTGTAATTGTTGGGCTTTTTATAAGTTATAAAAATCGTTCTAAAATCGAAAATTGGGATGAGTATCTTGGCGGTATTCGAGAAAAAGTACTTGAATGTATTTCGGATAATAACATTGATAAAAACTATGTGATAATAGATCAGACGGAATGATAGTATCCGCTGCTATAACGAAACCCTTTTCGCACCCGCAATGACCCGCGGGTGCGTTTTCATATATTTTCTATAAGTTCATATG from Ruminococcus albus AD2013 includes:
- a CDS encoding response regulator transcription factor is translated as MEKYRVMIVDDQSISRHLFEMYVNNSPKYELVFSLSSASAADVYILRHEVDLILMDILMNDGSNGLEAAEKIKKLRSDIKIIAVTSMPEYSWLEKAKSIGIESFWYKEADEQTILEVMDRTMAGESVYPDSSPRVKLGLADSSELTERELEILRIVTTGATNQQVAEQLGISENTVKSHVRSMLDKTGFRSRTELAIKARVLGIAISSDDV
- a CDS encoding sensor histidine kinase — protein: MKLAGSSILTLQALGIAGYFLNILFLAGMMRGRVAGRKRSGAIFIPPLVICLLLLMSITEVCRYVTSDSVPSEFEKFAEKLSAPLCIGIEFVMTIVWGVLWLRQELNIIGRLTPQSLEDGLNSMPDGVAFVSSKGVPLLVNSTMQRLFRESMGSPYFDIRDFEYSMQNQTLIVGCSADIHGKGYYLHLSDGSVWDIQKSLMMIDGRKVWELLAYDVTERYRKSLELEERNVHLEEVNRSIRNYTREMNAIIREEEVLAAKIRIHDDVGRALLALKSYLIRGGDREDLIEMWQFTAGLLSGENTPDDSADPIGALKEAADAVGVKLILNGDIPRKLRKLIAIAIHECLTNTVKHADGSELTVDITDEDGIVTVVFTNDGKPPESEISESGGLKSLRSTVEQFRGEMEIASEPRFMLTIRVSGKE
- a CDS encoding amino acid ABC transporter ATP-binding protein, whose product is MKLLEIKNLRKSFDDLEVLKDISMDVNEGQVVSILGPSGSGKSTLLRCMSMLEKVDGGTMVYCGKTAVDNAKYMPKKELKEIKSYFSLVFQNFNLFPHYTVMKNICDAPIHVMKRNKAEVRRDAEVLLEKMGLAERADYYPYQLSGGQQQRVAIARALNMKPKMLFFDEPTSALDPELTAEILKVLKELAEEKMTMVIVTHEIAFARSISDHVVFMDGGVIVEQGKPADVIDNPSNERTQAFLRKLEQ
- a CDS encoding amino acid ABC transporter substrate-binding protein — protein: MKYTKILTAVLSAAVMTAALAGCGAKDGSKSGDKKNSKGENTFTVGFDAEFPPYGYKDDNGEYVGFDLSLAEEVCKRNDWELVKQPIDWDSKDMELSSGSIDCIWNGFTINGREDAYTWTTPYVDNSQVVVVKADSGIEKLADLSGKVVIVQADSSALHALTGDDASDDNKALAASFADLQQVGDYNSAFMNLDSGAAEAVCLDYGVAVYEVANRGSDFKILDEKISTEQYGVGFQKGNTELRDKVQSTLAEMAKDGTLEKIADEWADKGIDKQSICFDPDAKAE
- a CDS encoding histidine kinase N-terminal 7TM domain-containing protein; this translates as MPINRKHRIELIFGMSAVMVAGMARAVLDKTALSYDYLISLLLMTVYLMWLFASRRRFPHKGMRRILTVSALLMMLWNTVDTLNNEFITKDSDLSRQIWYWYYLPMVMLPILLLMAAFYIGRTDSYELPRKWFIAFIPVLGLAVAIGTNDLHQLAFEFENGSMKRYRCGPLYYCAIGILIFSVVGILFKTLRSCSKRQFSRSFMLPAAITALGGIYFISYRISDEPMLFQRMYDFPDFTCLFFMCFWESLVITHMLPSNADHKEFFSASSISAGLVDDEMEIYLRGENSPRPTKDQLTEACVKEVLSGSNVLKVQPVVGGYFYWLEDISELQELNERLEETRSYLEEEHVMLDTANKLEESRRRTAEQNKLYDSISERLNPEFESLSKLLNELPADEDDFRAVMKRAAIDGVFIKRCSNLLLLAGSSDHIDSGELGLSVGESLGYLELSDIWGQADIPKGRELPAETVLFMYELFNGTAKCALDDVHAIMVTLRLDDGIDFRIELDCECQPVKDETFSRAEELGGSIETVREDGSTYVIFTAKGEAVQ
- a CDS encoding amino acid ABC transporter permease produces the protein MMILAEQMGTLEKLLDVCQKLMSGVGASLEIFFLTLLFALPLGMLIAFGRMSKFKPLSLLVKLYISVVRGTPLMLQLLVVFFGPFYLFGVRTTPEYRFYAVVIGFSLNYAAYFAEIYRAGIQAVPKGQHEACEILGYSKSQKFFKVVFPQMMKNILPAITNEVITLVKDTSLAFAIAYTEMFTVAKQVAASQSTIMPLFVAGFFYYVFNFLVAFVMEFIEKKMNYFK